A single genomic interval of Barnesiella intestinihominis YIT 11860 harbors:
- a CDS encoding T9SS type A sorting domain-containing protein, translating into MEKFTFLGKKVAMSAFLCCFSLVGFAQEDTQTFNFDATETQEYAAFFKQPSAIEGKCNAEVMGIDINREGFSWDDMNTWKNAEGKIWHKYTDGYVETLFGVCANASAPFNGKTSSLSWTNSEGDNRWYPVLPAVKNLKGKFSLTNCKATVVHISNTQLDTVRIQMTNEDKDCYMHVRRNLNCKQLDMSGSTGKCRQLAGYKNAFSDENSLLFTDCRPAEFLDWLFNIEDNHYTFSTLPVHPTTGKVLGSGYKLQWEAAGGYPIGQMNADGEYEIAVGEDIDLSSEYDVDGNITTYTWKNIDGEEITPPDASDGWFCFDESNLNQEYRCEMTNEKYPALVLKTVFVKVVSEYTSGINKVENNGIAVGPNPAADYITVKGEEVQSVDIFSLTGACVKSVKDNVQTIEIADLAPGIYTIKVVTANGEKVAKFIKK; encoded by the coding sequence ATGGAAAAGTTTACTTTTTTAGGTAAGAAAGTCGCTATGTCTGCTTTCTTATGTTGTTTTTCTTTGGTTGGCTTCGCCCAAGAAGATACTCAAACATTCAATTTCGACGCAACAGAAACCCAAGAGTATGCGGCATTCTTCAAACAGCCCTCTGCCATTGAAGGAAAATGCAATGCCGAAGTAATGGGTATCGACATCAATCGTGAAGGATTCTCTTGGGACGACATGAACACTTGGAAAAACGCCGAGGGAAAAATTTGGCATAAATACACCGATGGATATGTTGAAACTCTTTTTGGGGTATGTGCAAATGCCAGCGCTCCGTTCAATGGAAAAACGAGTTCTTTATCTTGGACAAACTCCGAAGGAGATAATAGATGGTATCCGGTACTGCCTGCCGTTAAAAATTTGAAAGGAAAATTCTCACTAACCAATTGTAAAGCTACCGTTGTCCACATCTCCAATACCCAATTGGATACTGTAAGAATCCAAATGACGAACGAAGACAAGGATTGCTATATGCACGTTCGTCGTAATTTAAACTGCAAACAATTGGATATGAGCGGATCCACTGGAAAATGTCGTCAATTGGCCGGTTACAAAAACGCATTCTCCGACGAGAACTCCCTCTTGTTCACAGATTGTCGTCCGGCCGAATTCCTCGATTGGTTGTTCAATATTGAAGACAATCACTACACATTCTCTACATTGCCGGTACACCCTACTACCGGAAAAGTATTAGGTAGCGGATACAAATTGCAATGGGAAGCTGCCGGCGGATATCCCATCGGACAGATGAATGCCGACGGTGAATACGAAATCGCCGTAGGAGAAGATATCGACCTTTCCAGCGAATATGACGTAGATGGTAATATCACGACCTACACATGGAAAAACATCGATGGAGAAGAAATTACGCCTCCCGATGCTTCCGACGGTTGGTTCTGCTTCGACGAATCGAACCTGAATCAAGAATACCGCTGTGAAATGACAAACGAAAAATACCCGGCTTTGGTATTAAAAACAGTATTCGTTAAAGTAGTCAGTGAATACACCTCTGGTATAAACAAGGTAGAAAACAACGGCATTGCAGTAGGACCGAATCCGGCAGCCGATTACATCACGGTGAAAGGCGAAGAAGTACAGAGCGTAGACATCTTCTCGCTTACGGGAGCTTGTGTAAAAAGCGTAAAAGATAATGTTCAAACTATCGAAATAGCAGACCTCGCACCCGGTATCTACACCATCAAAGTAGTAACCGCCAACGGTGAAAAGGTAGCCAAGTTTATTAAAAAGTAA